CGGACGACGGGACCAGAACCGTTCGCCCGGCGGTCGTTCCCCCTGGCCGCCGGGCCCGTTGGCTTCCGGCGGTTCTCCCCGACAGCCGGGCTCTCCCCCTCTCGGTCGTTGGCGGACTGTGATGTCCGCCCACACCCAGTGTCGCGTACGGGTCGCACTGCCATCCACATTCCGCGCCGCCAGCCGTCAGGCGCCGATGGTCGTCAGCGACGCCATTGAGTCGGCCACGTGACGGTCCATCCCCGCCCCGACGAAGGAGGGTGCCGCGTCGACGTCGACGGCGTAGGCGTCGTCCCCGTCCTCGACGAACTCGACGGCGAGCGCTCGCGCACCGAAACGGTCGAGTAGCTCCCGGACCCGCGTCGCCCGCTGGACGGCGACGTCGGCCTCACAGATCACCGAGTCGTCGCCGATCAGTTCCGACTTGACCTGCACGGCGGTGACGTGGGTCTCGACGCCGTCGTCGACGGCGTAGTACTTCTGGTGGACGGCGTCGTCACCGACCCGCTCCCGGTAGAGCAGGCGGTCGGCGCCGGCGGGCGGGTCCCAGTCGTAGAGCCCGCGCGCGACGTAGCGTCCGTCGGAGGCGGCGCCACTGTCCCCGTCGCCCGCCGCCACGCGCACGTCGGGGACGTCGCAGCCCACGGCCTCGAGGGCCCGATGCGCGACGAGGCGAGAGGACAGCGCCGTCGACGGGAGGAAGCCGTTCCAGGTCTCGACCCCCCGCCGGTCCGCCGTCCGCAGCGCCGCCAGCGAGCGCCGCCGCAGCCGGCCGTTGACGAGCGCCGCGAGCCCGGCGACCGTCCCGTCGTCGATGGGCTCGCCCGGTTCGAAGAACCTGACCTCGAACCCGCGCGCCGCGAGGCGCTCTGCCACCCGACCGAACACGGCGTGGTCGGGCTCCGCGATGACCCCGATGGTGTCCATGGTCGGGCTCACGTCCGGGGGTTTCAAAAGGGTGTCCACTACCTGTCATACTGGCCGTCGTAGCCGTGTTTCGGTCCGGCCGCCTGTAGCTGGGCGGCCGAACCCGAGGCTAGCTACGACAGTCCGTATCAGGCGCGGTCGACCGCGAACGGGCTCGCGCCCTCGCGCCAGGACCAGCCCGGGAGCCGGGTCTGGAACCCCGCCGCCAGCGCCGCGTCGAGGTCGTCCGCGCCCGCGGCGTCGGCCTCGTCGCCGTGCGTGTGTACGTCCGCGTAGTGGAAGGTCGCCTCCGCCAGCAGCCGCAGCGGCTGGTCGCCCGCGACGGTCGCCGCCAGCTCCCGGCCGAGCAGTTCGTCGACGACGAAGCCGGGGTAGTCGCCCTCGACGTCGAGGTCGCGGAGCAGGCCGACCAGGGCGGCAACGTTGACCGCTCGGTCGCCGTCGGCGAAGACGGCGTCGACCTCGGCCTCGTAATCCGCCGCCGTCACCGGATCGACGTCGGCTCCGAATTCCCCGGCGAGGCGTTCGCGCGTGTCGTTGATCAGCGCCACAACCTCGGCGCGCTCCCGCACCCAGTCCGCCTCCTGCCGCACGCGAGCGGGCGTGACGTCCATGCCCTCCCGTTCGCGGCAGTCGTACTACTCGGTGTCGCTCGCGCCGTCGGGACGTCCGGTATCGCAAGCGACGCCGGAACTGCGCAGGCGTCTAACTTCAGGTATTGCGAAGGCTTTTATAATCCTCGCCAAATACCCTGAGGTATACGTCGGTTTTCCGGGCCGCGGGGTTCGGAGTGAACGTCGACGCCGAGCAGTCTACGTAACTATGTCCTCACACAGCGTCCGTTCCAGCACTCGCCGGTCGGCCCGACCGACCGCGGCAGGGGCGGGCATCACTTCTCAGTCATGAGCACGGTCGACAAGCAACTCGAGACGGTCAGGGCAGAGATCGCGGACGAGGTACCGCCGGACATCTCCATCTCGGACGTGAAATACGAGGGGCCGGAGCTGGTGATCTACACCCGGAATCCCAAGAAGTTCGCCCGGAACGGCGATCTCATCCGCCGGCTGGCGAGCAAGCTCCGCAAGCGGATTACCGTCCGCCCCGACCCGGACGTCCTCGCCCGACCGGAAGACGCCGAGGAGCGCATCCTCGAGGTGATCCCCGAGGAGGCCGGCGTGACCGACCTCGAGTTCCACCCGGAGACGGGCGAGGTCGTCATCCAGGCCAGGAAGCCCGGCGTCGTCATCGGTCGCCACGGCAAGACGCTCCGGGAGATCACCCAGGAGGTCGGCTGGACGCCCGAGGTCGTCCGGACGCCGCCGATCGAGTCCACGGCAGTCGAGAACGTCCGGAACTTCCTCAAGCAGGAGCGCGAGGACCGCCGGGACATCCTCGAACGGGTCGGCCGCCAGATCCACCGCGAGCCGATGTCCGACGACGAGTACGTCCGCGTCACCACACTGGGCTGCTGCCGCGAGGTCGGCCGGGCCGCGTTTATCCTCTCGACGCCCGACACCCGCATTCTGATCGACTGCGGGGCGAAACCCGGTGCGGCAGAAGAGCAGCCGTACCTCCAGCTTCCCGAAGCGCTGGGCTCGGGTGCCAGCACCATCGACGCCGTCGTGCTGACCCACGCCCACCTCGACCACGCCGCGCTGATCCCGCTGCTCTACGAGTACGGCTACGACGGCCCCATCTACTGCACCGAGCCGACCCGCGACCTGACGGGCCTGCTGACGCTGGACTACCTCGACCGCGCCGGCGACGAGGGGCGATCCCCGCCGTACGACTCCGAGATGGTCCGCGAGGCGATCAAACACGCCATCCCGCTCGAGTACGGCGACGTCACGGACATCGCGCCGGACGTCAAGCTCACCCTGCACGATGCCGGCCACGCCCTCGGCTCCGCCATCTCGCACTTCCACATCGGCGACGGCCTGTACAACGTCGCCTTCTCCGGGGACGTCCAGTACGACGACACGCGCCTGTTCGACGGCGCGGTCAACGACTTCCCGCGCGTCGAGACGCTCGTGCTCGAATCCACCTACGGCGGCCGCAACGACCACCAGACCGACCAGGAGGACGCCGAGCGGAAGCTCACGGACCTGGTCACCGAGACCCACGACCGCGACGGCTCCGTCCTGATCCCCGCCTCCGCCGTCGGTCGCGCCCAGGAGGTGATGGTCGTCCTCGAGGAGGCCATGCGCGAGGGCGACGTCCCCGAGATGCCCGTCTACCTCGACGGCATGATCTGGGAGGCCACCGCCGTCCACTCGACCTACCCCGAGTACCTCCGCGACGACCTCCGCGACCGCATCTTCGACGAGGAGGACAACCCCTTCCTCGCCGACGCGTTCGAGCGCGTCGAGGGCGGCGACGACGAGCGCCGGTCGATCTCCGACGGCGAGCCCTGCATCGTCCTCTCGACGACGGGCATGCTCGAGGGCGGCCCCGTCAGGTCCTGGCTCGAATACCTCGGCGACGATCCCGACTCGACGCTCGCCTTCGTCGACTACCAGGCGACGGGCACGCTCGGCCGGCGCATCCAGAACGGCTGGAACGAGATTCCCGTCGGCGACGGCACGGTCGACCTCGAGATGGACGTCCAGACGCTCGACGGCTTCTCCGGCCACGCCGACCGCCAGGGCCTGGAGAACTTCGTGCGCACGATGAATCCCCGTCCCGACAAGGTCCTCTGCGTCCACGGCGACGAGTCCGCCACGCAGGACCTCTCCTCCGGCCTCTATCACGAGTTCAACATGCGCACGTTCGCCCCGCAGAACATGGAGACGTTCCGCTTTATCTAGCTACCACCTTTTTCCTGCGTCGGGTGTCCTCGCTCGCTTCGCTCGCTGCGGGCACCATTCCTTGGAAAAACGTGGGCGAAAAACTGCTCGCGAGCGGCGACGCCGCTCGCGAGTGAACCGCGCTCGCTGCGCTCGCGCGGATGCTTGAATGCAGCCCTGCCCGTCCCCGTCCACGCGAACGAAGTGAGCGTGGGCTCGGGAGACGAGCGAAGTGAGTATCCCGGCGTCTCGCGCGATTAAACGCGCTCGCGGCCAGAACGACGTGGTTGTTATACTACCACAGCTCTGAGGGGAAAAACCAAGGCCCAGTCCGTCGAACCCGCGCCCGTGAGCGACGCGCTGAACGGGGTGGACCGGGTGACTGAGCGGCGGCTGCTGGCGTTCGGGACGGTCGTCGCCGCGGTGGCGACGGCGGGGAGCCTCTACTTCTCGGAGGTCATGGGACTACTGCCGTGCGAACTGTGCTGGTACCCGCGGATCCTGATGTACCCGCTGGTGGTCGTGCTGGGAGTGGCTGCCCTCGAGGGACGAACGAGCGCCTACCGGACGGTCCTGCCGCTGTCGGTCCTCGGCGCGGGGATCGCGGCGTATCACTCCTGGCTCCAGGCGTCCGGTGCCTCGTCCTCGTGCTCGCTCGGCGGGTGCGCGAGCGTCCAGTATCGTCTCGCCGGTCTAACCATTCCGAACCTCGCGCTGATCGCCTTCCTGCTGGCCAGCGCAGCGGCGCTGGCCGCGTGGCGGTTGGAATGGTAGCTTCGGTGACAGTGGAGTTATGTGGTCGGCGAGAGCACCGCCGGTATGGACTACGTCCGACTCGGGACGACTGGTCTGGAGGTATCGCCCATCTGCCTCGGAACCTGGCGCTTCGGCGAGGTTTCCAGTGGCGTGATGGAGACCGACCGCGAGGAGGCCCACGAACTGCTGGACGCCTTCGCCGAGCGCGGCGGGAACTTCATCGACACGGCCAACGGCTACGGCGAGGGCCGCAGCGAGCAGTGGATCGGCGAGTGGCTCGAGGACCGCGACCGGGAGGACTTCGTGATCGCCTCGAAGTGCTACTGGTCGGACGTCTCCCGCTTCCAGGAGAACCTCTCGCGGAAGAACGTCCGCGCCGAGGTCGAGGGATCGCTGGAGAAGCTCGACACAGACTACCTGGACGTTCTGTACCTGCATCGCTTCGACGACGAGACGCCGATCGAGCGGACCCTCCGCACGGTCGACGACCTCGTCAGCGAGGGGAAGGTCCACCACGTCGGCATCTCGACGTGCGACGCCTGGAAGCTCACCAAGGGCCTCTGGCAGGCCGACGTGAACAACTACGAGGCCTTCACCGTCACTCAGCCCCAGTACTCCGCGGTCCACCGCGAGCCCGTCGACGAGTACCTCGATGTCTGCGCCGACCAGGACCTCGCGGTCTGCCCGTACTCGCCGCTGCACGGCGGTCTGCTGACCGGCAAGTACGAGCGCACCGCCGAGGGCGACGTCGAGGCGCCGGACGGCTCCCGGGGCGACCTCGAGGAGCACTTCGAGGACTGGTACCTCTCGGAAGATGCCTGGGACGTCGTCGAGGAGATCGAGGCCGTCGCGGAGGAGGCCGACGCCACGCCCGCGCAGGTCGCCCTGCGCTGGCTGATGGACGAGGAACAGTTCACCTGCGTGCCCATCGTCGGCGCCCGGACGGTCGACCAGCTCGACGAGAACCTCGGCGCCGTCGACGTCGACCTCTCCGAGGACCAGCGCGCGCGGATCGACGAGGCGGGCGCGAGCGGGGACTGATACGGACTGTCGTAGCTGTTTGCCGGTACGACTGTCCATCGTCGGGCAGTCGTACCGGTACTGACCTGCAACAGTCCGTACGAGGCGGTCAGCCCGGCCGGCGGCCTGCGTGTTTACACGTCCCGGGGGAGAGCGCCGTCGGCCTCGCTCATCGTTCCAGACCGACGCTCACCTCGCCGTCGTCCGCGACTCTGACGGTACAGTCATCGAGCAGGAACGAGATCGAGACGCCGCTGTCACGCGAAGTGGACAGGAGGGTCTCGAGCGCGTCCGGGTCGAGGACCGAATACAGGGGCTCCATCGCGATCGGTTCCGTCTCGGTGACTGCAGAGACCGTCTCGATAACGGTGAGATAGAGCGGCTCGACGTCCGTCCAGTCGTGCTGGCTGACGTACGTGTCCGTCTCCGGGTCGTACCCGATGCCGTCGTGTTCGTCGGCTGGATTCGTGGTAGAACTCATCAGTCTGGGGGAGGGGCGTCGACGGGGTAAGGGGTCAGACTGACTAGTCAGCCTCTCCTTTCCCCGACGCTTCGAACAACTGCTCGAAGACGGTCTCTTCGGCCTTGCGAAGGTGCTGGTTGAACGTCTGTCGCGTGACGCCCAGCCGGGTCGCCACCTCGTCGCCGGAACTCCGTCGGGGGAGATCGAAATAGCCTCCGTAGTAAGCCGCTCGCAGGGCCGTAAGCTGTCGGTCAGTCAGTTCCTCCTCGATAACGT
This genomic interval from Halomicrobium urmianum contains the following:
- a CDS encoding HalOD1 output domain-containing protein; this translates as MSSTTNPADEHDGIGYDPETDTYVSQHDWTDVEPLYLTVIETVSAVTETEPIAMEPLYSVLDPDALETLLSTSRDSGVSISFLLDDCTVRVADDGEVSVGLER
- a CDS encoding aldo/keto reductase, encoding MDYVRLGTTGLEVSPICLGTWRFGEVSSGVMETDREEAHELLDAFAERGGNFIDTANGYGEGRSEQWIGEWLEDRDREDFVIASKCYWSDVSRFQENLSRKNVRAEVEGSLEKLDTDYLDVLYLHRFDDETPIERTLRTVDDLVSEGKVHHVGISTCDAWKLTKGLWQADVNNYEAFTVTQPQYSAVHREPVDEYLDVCADQDLAVCPYSPLHGGLLTGKYERTAEGDVEAPDGSRGDLEEHFEDWYLSEDAWDVVEEIEAVAEEADATPAQVALRWLMDEEQFTCVPIVGARTVDQLDENLGAVDVDLSEDQRARIDEAGASGD
- a CDS encoding disulfide bond formation protein B → MDRVTERRLLAFGTVVAAVATAGSLYFSEVMGLLPCELCWYPRILMYPLVVVLGVAALEGRTSAYRTVLPLSVLGAGIAAYHSWLQASGASSSCSLGGCASVQYRLAGLTIPNLALIAFLLASAAALAAWRLEW
- a CDS encoding beta-CASP ribonuclease aCPSF1, translated to MSTVDKQLETVRAEIADEVPPDISISDVKYEGPELVIYTRNPKKFARNGDLIRRLASKLRKRITVRPDPDVLARPEDAEERILEVIPEEAGVTDLEFHPETGEVVIQARKPGVVIGRHGKTLREITQEVGWTPEVVRTPPIESTAVENVRNFLKQEREDRRDILERVGRQIHREPMSDDEYVRVTTLGCCREVGRAAFILSTPDTRILIDCGAKPGAAEEQPYLQLPEALGSGASTIDAVVLTHAHLDHAALIPLLYEYGYDGPIYCTEPTRDLTGLLTLDYLDRAGDEGRSPPYDSEMVREAIKHAIPLEYGDVTDIAPDVKLTLHDAGHALGSAISHFHIGDGLYNVAFSGDVQYDDTRLFDGAVNDFPRVETLVLESTYGGRNDHQTDQEDAERKLTDLVTETHDRDGSVLIPASAVGRAQEVMVVLEEAMREGDVPEMPVYLDGMIWEATAVHSTYPEYLRDDLRDRIFDEEDNPFLADAFERVEGGDDERRSISDGEPCIVLSTTGMLEGGPVRSWLEYLGDDPDSTLAFVDYQATGTLGRRIQNGWNEIPVGDGTVDLEMDVQTLDGFSGHADRQGLENFVRTMNPRPDKVLCVHGDESATQDLSSGLYHEFNMRTFAPQNMETFRFI